A region of Phosphitispora fastidiosa DNA encodes the following proteins:
- a CDS encoding cell wall hydrolase encodes MKKNVLKNTMIVVVTMLLIVLTAGFASASDTYTVQKGDSLYLIAKRYGIPVSAFKSANGLTSDWIYPGQKLVVSGNSSSGSGSGYKVTGGDTLYLISKRFGVSVDEIKRANGLSANTIYPGQVLNIPGSSSRATLTVSRSFSRSDLNLLAQAVHAEARGETYEGQVAVAAVVLNRVKHPDFPNTIPGVIYQPGAFTAVDDGQIKLAADETAYKAVQDAVNGWDPSYGAIYYWNPATAQSKWVWSRTIIRQIGSHIFAK; translated from the coding sequence GTGAAAAAAAATGTTTTAAAAAACACGATGATTGTGGTTGTTACCATGCTTCTGATTGTCTTAACAGCTGGTTTTGCCAGTGCTTCTGATACATACACGGTTCAGAAGGGCGATTCCCTGTATCTTATTGCCAAGAGGTACGGAATTCCGGTTTCTGCGTTTAAATCAGCAAACGGATTGACAAGTGACTGGATTTACCCAGGCCAGAAGCTTGTCGTTTCCGGGAACAGTTCATCAGGTTCCGGCTCAGGTTATAAAGTTACCGGGGGAGACACCCTTTACTTGATTTCCAAACGTTTCGGTGTCTCTGTAGATGAGATAAAAAGGGCCAATGGCCTATCTGCTAATACAATTTATCCGGGACAGGTTCTGAATATCCCGGGATCGTCTTCCCGGGCAACCCTGACAGTGTCCAGAAGTTTTTCCAGAAGTGACCTTAACCTGCTTGCCCAGGCGGTTCATGCAGAGGCCAGGGGGGAGACCTATGAGGGCCAGGTTGCCGTTGCAGCCGTAGTCCTTAATAGGGTGAAGCATCCTGATTTCCCTAATACCATACCTGGCGTTATCTATCAACCTGGGGCTTTTACTGCAGTGGATGACGGTCAGATCAAACTGGCTGCTGATGAAACAGCATATAAAGCTGTGCAGGATGCTGTAAATGGCTGGGATCCCTCTTATGGGGCGATCTATTATTGGAATCCGGCTACAGCTCAGAGTAAATGGGTATGGTCCCGGACAATTATAAGACAGATTGGAAGCCACATTTTTGCAAAATAG
- a CDS encoding inorganic phosphate transporter translates to MPDLLLIAIVIMLALVFDFINGFHDTANAIATSVSTRVLTPAKAIFMAAVLNFVGALVSTKVAETIGSGIVSPHLINNKVLIAGLLGAIIWNLFTWYYGLPSSSSHALIGGVAGAVVASQGFAVLNGAALLEKIFVPLIASPIIGFFIAFMVMRLIFFLVGNVAPSVVNKYFSKLQIVSAAFMAFSHGSNDAQKSMGIITAALVSAGILKEFHVELWVVIACATAMAMGTSIGGWRIIKTMGSRIIKLEPVHGFAAETSAALVIIGASLFGKPVSTTHVISSSIMGVGATKRMSAVRWTVARNIVNAWVLTAPLSALVAGIIFFLIDLV, encoded by the coding sequence ATGCCTGATTTGCTGCTTATAGCAATTGTCATCATGCTGGCGCTGGTCTTTGATTTTATTAACGGATTTCATGACACGGCCAATGCCATCGCAACTTCTGTATCAACCCGGGTGCTCACTCCGGCCAAGGCCATATTTATGGCTGCAGTCCTTAACTTTGTAGGTGCACTTGTTAGTACAAAGGTTGCTGAGACCATTGGCAGCGGTATTGTCAGCCCGCATTTGATTAATAACAAGGTCTTAATAGCCGGTTTGCTGGGAGCCATCATATGGAATCTGTTTACATGGTATTATGGGCTGCCCAGCAGTTCTTCCCATGCTTTAATCGGCGGGGTGGCCGGAGCCGTAGTGGCCAGTCAGGGATTTGCAGTGCTTAATGGTGCAGCGTTGCTGGAAAAAATATTTGTACCCCTCATTGCATCACCTATCATTGGCTTCTTTATTGCCTTTATGGTAATGCGCCTGATATTTTTTCTGGTGGGTAATGTTGCCCCCAGTGTAGTAAATAAATACTTTTCTAAGCTGCAGATAGTGTCGGCTGCCTTTATGGCCTTCAGTCATGGCTCCAATGACGCCCAGAAATCGATGGGTATAATTACTGCAGCCCTGGTATCTGCGGGGATCCTTAAGGAGTTCCATGTTGAATTATGGGTGGTTATAGCATGTGCCACTGCCATGGCCATGGGCACATCTATTGGCGGCTGGCGGATTATAAAAACCATGGGTTCCAGGATTATCAAGCTGGAACCGGTTCACGGATTTGCAGCCGAAACATCGGCGGCGCTGGTTATCATAGGCGCCTCTTTATTTGGCAAGCCTGTTAGCACAACTCATGTCATCTCTTCTTCCATAATGGGTGTAGGGGCGACCAAACGCATGTCTGCGGTGCGCTGGACCGTGGCCCGGAACATTGTGAATGCCTGGGTTTTGACAGCTCCTTTATCGGCGCTGGTGGCGGGAATTATATTTTTCCTGATTGACCTGGTTTAG